TTTTAGTGGCAGAAATGACTGATCCTACAACGCACTGAAATAAAGTTCTGAATTTACTGTCAAAACGAATGAAATTCTGCAGTCTGAGTAGTGGGTTCCACCCTCTCCATTTTGCATCTTGTATATTGAGTCATAGGAGCAACATAAATGGTGGCTTCATTTCTCCAAGAAAATGCTTTTCTAATCTGTATTAATACTGCTAATCTACACTGACTATAATCATATTCAGAGGCCCTcttgattatatattatgaCCTTACATTCTCTTCCTTTGTAATTTTGCAGAAGCAGATAAAACTGATATCccaatttgagaaattaaatggCCGACGATTTACCTGATTGTTCTTCTGTGATGCAGACTTCTCAGGCTCACACTCAGAACTGGTACTCTTATTTTCTGAATTCATCTGCAGAGTTTCCCCTAATTCTGACTGGCgtttcttcatttttgcatGCTTCTTTGCTCTAAGCACTTTCATGACCTCTGCAGCAAAATCCCACAACTGTCAGACCAAAAACTATCAcaaagaaaattcagaaaaagcTTCTTGCAAGTACATGCAGAAAGGCCGAACCTTGAGTGGTGACAAGCCGATAGGCCCTGCCAAGAACTAAAGTATCACTCGGGCGGAGAAGCTTAACACGAGTGAACCGCACCGTCTTGTTATCATCTGAATTCTCTTGGCCTTCACCAGAAATCTGTAATGGAATTATGAGAGAGACGTAGTGCCCTGGATTCATTTTCATCACCTCACTGGCTGCGACCGGCCAATACATCCTCTCCTGCTTCCCACTTGGATGTTGTATCACTAATGCTGCTGCATCCACTGCCTGGCAATTCCCCATTCGTTTCTCTCTCACAAGAAAAGAACACACCTTTTTGTTCTGTTAGGAATGTTTGTGAGGGAGAGAAGATGATGGTGGGGAAATTAGTAATGAAATAGATAAGGGAAGAAACAAGGAAAGACTGGAAGGTGGTGAGATGAAACCTATGGTCCCTCTCTGAGTGCCCACAACCATGATTTAAATTGCCGTCACTCCGGTTATACTAAGTGACacattttatactttattctGAATTCCTTTtgcattatcattattatactATGTACTACTAATGGtttttatactattatttCATGATATCGATGCTTAATACTTATGCATGAATTTTTTTCGTTTATATTTTAGTGTCATGGGGGCCGGCAGTGTTTTTTGAACAGATTCTCGTGAGACTGCCATGTGGTTATCCTTCAAAGGTGGTGATCTTGGAGGACTGTCGACGCGGTCAAGATTCAGATTTAAGGGAGCTAATGATGGAcgattttgttataattaagcTATTTAAACTCCTTTCTTGGGCGCTCTCTCTCTTATATCTTTCCATGCTGCAAGTCAAGAGTCAAAGAAATCCAACGCTTTAACTATGTTTGAAGCCATCTGGGCTATTTTTATATTGCTTTATATGTGCAGGTGAAAACATGGATGGTGTTGACAAGTTAGAAGGATTGATGGTGTTGAAGAATTGAGTCATTTTCCGCATTTGTTTACAACCGGCCAAATAATTATGTCCTCTGTACGCATGTATGTTgtatttatctaataatttgtTGTGTTTGAGTTCCCATATGAGAAGTGCTAGTTTTAGACATTGGAAACATCGGGTCAACTCTTTGGTGTCTG
The window above is part of the Sesamum indicum cultivar Zhongzhi No. 13 linkage group LG2, S_indicum_v1.0, whole genome shotgun sequence genome. Proteins encoded here:
- the LOC105156586 gene encoding uncharacterized protein LOC105156586, encoding MGNCQAVDAAALVIQHPSGKQERMYWPVAASEVMKMNPGHYVSLIIPLQISGEGQENSDDNKTVRFTRVKLLRPSDTLVLGRAYRLVTTQEVMKVLRAKKHAKMKKRQSELGETLQMNSENKSTSSECEPEKSASQKNNQATRPDRHQQRSGSTNLAAGRPKSWRPSLQSISESGS